Genomic DNA from Candidatus Methylomirabilota bacterium:
TCTTCGCCGAGGACCTCGCCCACTCGCGCAAGCTCGAGTACCGGCGCTGGAGCCGGCGCGGCATCATCGACCGCTTTCTCGAGCTGCTGACCGCCCCGCTCCGCGATCAGCTCTAGTGCCGTTCCAACTTGTTGATACTAAATCTGTCCACGAACGACGTACACGGTGCCTTCCTAGGCGCGAATAGTTGGAACGGCACTAGTGCCGTTCCAACTTGTTGATACTAAATCCGTCCACGAACGACGTACACGGTGCCTTCCTAGGCGCGAATAGTTGGAACGGCACTAGCCGAGCCGGGTCTGCCGGCTAATGGCGCGAGCTCGCTGCGGCCACTACTCGTCGTTTCGAGCGCCGGCGGAGCCGGCGCAATCCCCTTCCTGGGGGGCCTCGGAGGGGCCGTCGAGGCCCCCTCCGACTGAATTAGAGGCGGTCGCGTGAAGGGATGGCCAGGCGGTACAGCGCCAGCACGACGACGGCGCCCACCACCGCCATGATGAAGCCGGCGGCTTCGCCCTCACGATACAGGCCCATCACCCGGCCGAGCCAGCCGCCGAGCAGAGCCCCGACGACCCCGAGGACGATGGTCAGGATGATCCCTCCCGGGTCCCGGCCCGGCATGATCAACTTCGCCACGATGCCAACGACGAGGCCAAAGACGATCCACAGCAGAATGTCCATCGTGGACTCCTTTCAGGGCACAAGCATCCCCACACGATGGACGCCGCTGCACAGAAAATGCCAGGCAGGGGGTGCAAAATTTACTCGTCGCGCCGCTGCCACGCGGTGACGACGCGGGTGACCCCGAAGGCGGTGAGACCGACCAGCGGCACCGTGAGGACCCCGGGAAGAAGCGCTTCCTCGAAGGGCAGCGTCATCGCCGCCCGAAACGCCGCGACGCCCAGGACGTTACACACGACGAAGAACGCGATCCACGCCGAGATCCGCATCTGTCGCCGACCTCCGGAACCAGGATGGCAACACGCAGCCGGGGCATCCTACGCCATTCGCGCGGGGCTGAGAAGCCGAAAAACGCCGCGTCCGCGGTTGGCACGCACTTCGCTACGCGCATGGGCATGAGCCTCTGCGCCTCGTGTGGTCTGCAGCTGACGGGAGACGCCGCGCTCTGCCCGCACCACCACTGCGTCTACGGCGACGACTGGGCGGTGGCCAATCGCATCATGTGCGATTTCTTCCACCGGGGAAAGGTGCCGCCGCGTCTGGTGCCGAGCGAGCGCGACGACGACCTCTGGGCGCACGGCGCCGAAGCCGCCTGAGTCCTGCCGCCCTCACCCCGCCACCGCCGCGCGCGTCGTGGGCGCCACCGGCGCGTAGAAGGAGGACTCCCGCAGGCCCCGCGCACACTGCCGGGTGAACTCGATGAGGTGATGGCTCACGACGGCGGTGTGGATCACCTCCTCGATCCTCCCCGCGCGCAGCGCCGGCCACGCCATGCGCCAGAAGGTGCGGCGGTAGTCGCTGCGAATCCCGATCCGCCAGATCACCCGCCCCAGCACCCCCAGACCCATGAGCACGTTCCCC
This window encodes:
- a CDS encoding GlsB/YeaQ/YmgE family stress response membrane protein — its product is MDILLWIVFGLVVGIVAKLIMPGRDPGGIILTIVLGVVGALLGGWLGRVMGLYREGEAAGFIMAVVGAVVVLALYRLAIPSRDRL